Sequence from the Pan paniscus chromosome 12, NHGRI_mPanPan1-v2.0_pri, whole genome shotgun sequence genome:
GCTTCTGTGACCATGCATTTGTGTGTGCTCTTGAGCACGTGTaaggagcatgtgtgtgtgtacctgccTGTGTGTTTGCATTGCATACACACGCTCTCCCTGAGAGGGCATGGGTGTGCCTTCTACTTAGATACACTGAACTTGCCCTTTTTATAGAGAACTTCCCACGGTAAGGGGGGAAGTCAAAGGAGACCAGGATGAACAATCTCATCTCAAAGGGTCTGCCAAGTGTGCACCCTGCCTTGATTGTTAACAAACATcacaggctgggggctggggggggTGGTACATGACGCtgatacagatggcactgtgggAAGCATTTGGCCAGAAGGGCATTCCAGAAACTGCTGTTATCTTCCCTAACCCACtaggtgaccttggacaagtctccttccatctctgggcctcagtgttccATACTATAGAGTTAATCCAATTTCGACAGGGATTATGTTTAGATCAAATGAGATGGAATTGATTGTTGAATGAAGTAAAAGTCAGTGGGCACATGAGATGTAACAAAGCACTCAGATGAGTATTCTCTCAGCATACAGAGAGGCAATAGAGGAGCACAAGGGCCCAGAACCTGCAGTCAAAGCCCCTAGGTGCCAGCCCTGACCTGCTACTCAACAGCTATAAGGCTCTGGGCATGTGCCTCCCCAGTCTAGGAGGGGCTTCCCTAGTGGCAAGGTGGGCAGGTGGACAGGCCCTTCTGTTATCCTTCTGTCCTGGGGAGTGGGTTGCAGGATCCCCCACGCATCGCCACCTCTACCCAGCGATGCAGACACAGAGCTGCTGGCTCAGGGTGGGACTGACTGCTCCACTGGACCCACCGCCCAGGGTTCCAGCTGGTGTGGCTGAGGGCAGAGGCCCAGCCTGGTCTGTGACAGCCAcccgtcccccacccccaccccacctcactgACCACTTTCCCCAAGCCCAAGCAAGACACTTTGGCTCAAAAGTCATAGGGCCTCTTTCCTCCAAGGATTCAATTTCCTTTCCATGGATGGACACAGGCACtactgccccaccccaccccaacccccagcaGGAAGAGGAGAGTGATCCAAAAAGAAGATCATGGTTTCTGAAATGTTTTGTTGCTGGATAAAGCCCAGAGAAGTTGAGCAACATTCCTGgagtcacacagcaagtcagcTGCAGAGtatgcaaataaaaagaaaaaaaaacacccttcaAACCAGCCACATCTACCCTAACCCTTCCCCACGCCCTGTGTAGGGGTGGGAGAGAACTCACCACCTCCTTCCTAGAGCTCCTTCTCGCTAAGAAAATAAGAAGCCTAGAAGCCCAAGCGACTGTCCCGCCCCACCACGGGTAATTCTTGGGTTAAGTATTCTTCCGCTACCTGCGCAGGGGCACTGTCTGGTGAGGGCAGCCCGCACCAGCCCCAAACTAAAAAGTCCCGGACCCACCCCAGAACTAGGCTCTGAAGATGCTCCAGAGGGAATCCCCAACCTAGGCAGTCCCCTCGGCAGAGCTGCCTGCTTCACCACGGGTGAAAGGAAGGGATCTGCTAGAAAGACTCCCACCAGCCGATTCCTGAGCCCACCCCTGGGGAGAGGGCACAGGCTTGTAGCGCGGGTTCTTGAGGATGCCAGGGCAAGGAGTGCATAGCCCGGAAGCAACCTGAGTGTTCGGGGCATCACCGCTGGGGCCTGAAGAGGGGCTGACAACTCCCCCGGACTGTCCCACCGCAGCGTTCCGGACCTTGCCACCACCAACTGGAGAAGGCTCCCCCCTTCCTCCCCTGACAGattcccacatttcccctctccACTCCGCACCGCGCCCAGGGGACTCCGGCAGGCAAATACTCGCTGCCATAAAAGTGAACTATGGAGGCTGAAGTCAGAAGCGCAGACAGCGTTACCCCCGAGGCGGGGGTTGAGGGCGGGGGGTGCTCGGGCCAGAGATAACCAACTCTTATAGCCACTTTGAAAACTATGAGCCATACCCTAGGACTGCCCACACCTGTCTGGGCACCAGGGTCGGACCGGGCGGGGCAGCTTGCCCCTTAAACACACCTCTATCCCGCCCCGGCCACTCGCCCACCCATTCCCTCAGTCGTCCCCCGGCGCAGTGAGGGCGTGCGGCGGGGAGCGGGTACCTGCTTCCTGAGCGCCTCGAAGGCTGCGCTGATGGTGTGCACCCGCGTCCGCTCCCTGGCGTTCGCCAGGAGCCTCCGGGTCTGCTGCAGGGCTTTGATCTCGGAGGAGGCGGCAGTCGCTTCGCCCGGTCGTTTCCTAGGCGACGCGGAGGAATCCGGGTGGTTATTGTAAATTACGTGTGAAATTGACGAGTAGGAACTTTCCCTGGGGCGCGTTGGGGGCGCAGGGCGCACAGTGGACTCCGGCGCTGGCGGTGCTGGGGGTGCTGGGGGTGCTGACGGCGCGGGGCGCGCGGGCGGTGCGCACAGCAAGATGCGAGGACGCAGACCCGGCTCCCGGAAAGGCTGTGCCTCTGGGCCCCCAGTTGCCTGGCTCTGGGGCgcaggaggcggcggcggcggcggcggcgtggGGAGTCCTGGCCCCACTGCGCCTAGGGCGAAGCAGCGTTTCCGCGCGTCGGAGACCTCGGGCGCCCGAGAGCCCCCGCGCTCCCCGGCTGTGTCCGTGCCCCCTCTTGGGGGAACGGCCGGCGCCACTGGGACTGGCACCGGCACCGGTACCGGGACCGGCTGCAGCCGATGGGTCCTGTCCCTCAGCCCGTTGGTGGCTACGGCGCGGGGTTCGGGCGCTTCCAAGTCCAGTCGGAAAGTTTTATAGCCGTTCGCGCGCCGCGCCGGCTCCTTGCCTTTCCGCTTGAGCTTCTTAAGGCCGTTCAGCTCCTTCACGCACACGGTCTTCCACGGCCCGTCCTCGAGGACCGGGATGTGCTTCATGGCGCGGGCGGCGCGCGAGGCAGGGGCGTGGGGCTGCCCGGGCCGCCGCCGCGCTCAGCGCCGAGGAGTCTCTGGCTCTCCCCCTTCGCCCGCCttacccctccctctctccctttctccccctcGCCCCGGGCAGCTGCGCCGCCGGCTTCGGGAAGCCGCCGGGCTGTCCGTTCCCGGAGCGCTCAGAGTGTCATCTGAAGTCGCTGCCTCCTTGCCAGCATTTCTGGAGAACGCCCGCTGCGCTCCATCTGTGTTTGTTTAGCCTCAGTTTACACAGAAGCCCAGTTAGCGAGATCAGTCAGCGCCGCCGCCCGGAGAGGAGGCAGCTCCCGCCGCCACCGCCTCCCCAGCCCCGGCCGCCCGAGCCGCGAGCGCCTTTAAAGAAACAGGAAGCATTTTTCAAAACAGCTGGGCCGCCGGCCGCCTCCTTTGTCCGCGGGCTCCCtacctcccccccacccccatccccttgGCCCAGAACCTGCCTCCTCCGGCGCTCCCTCCCCGCCCCTACTCTAGTCGGGGGCGCTTCTATGTTCCCAGAGGACAGTCCGCTCCTGCACAACCGCCCCGAGCACGTGACTTATGGGCCCCCCGGCCCTTCCCCAAATCACAGCGGGGCCTTTTCTCCCTGGCCTTGCCGGCCTCTCGGTGACGCAGCTCCGACCTTGCCCACCCGGCACCTTCCCGCCGCTCCCTCCGTCCCAACTCGCCACGAGACAGAAAACGCCGGGAGCTGGGACTTCTGCTGGGGGCCGATGGGGAAGGGGAGACTCCGGAGTTGCCCGGCGACCCACACCCGCCCGGCACGGCAACCCAGTCCACTCTCACTTGCTGGAGCCTGAAAGCAAGAGGAGCAGAGGGCTTAAGACAGGGAAACTGAGTTTCCGAAAGCTCCAAAGTCACGCAGCAAGTCacagaggcagaggagggtggaagCTTCGGATTTAGGCAGACCTAACGTCTGCGAGCCTCCGCAGTCACCTCACTCCAGGCGCCCTGCTAAACCGGGATTTATGAGAAATTCGGAGAACAACGCCTAAGTCACAGCATTGCTCTGAGGAATTAAAGCACTAGGCACATAGGAACGGGTCGTCAAATGGTAGCTgtggttgttgttattattatttattgaggcAAAACAGCTACTTGAGGCAGATTTCCTGGGGTCAAACCCCAGCTCCGCCACTCACTgaatgaccttgggaaagtcacttaacctctctgtgcctccctttcctcacctgtaaaacgaTGGTCATAATCGTACCTTCCTCCCCAGGCAGTGTGAAAAGCGTGTATGCGCAAGGCActcagagcagtgcctggcaccagGTGAGAGCTTTGCAGGTGCCCACGGTTATTGGCAAGGGGCAGAGGTAGACCCCCCAGACCCTCAGTCATCAGTGCCATTCCACTGGAGATTCTGGAAAGAAGGGGTCAAACTAGTAGGCCCTCAGATGTCCTTGCCAGAGGACTACTTCCCAGCCGCTCCCTTCCGAGGCTCAGAACAGGGCTTCACTCCTTGCTGGTCCCTTCTCTGTGA
This genomic interval carries:
- the ATOH8 gene encoding transcription factor ATOH8 isoform X4, producing MKHIPVLEDGPWKTVCVKELNGLKKLKRKGKEPARRANGYKTFRLDLEAPEPRAVATNGLRDRTHRLQPVPVPVPVPVPVAPAVPPRGGTDTAGERGGSRAPEVSDARKRCFALGAVGPGLPTPPPPPPPPAPQSQATGGPEAQPFREPGLRPRILLCAPPARPAPSAPPAPPAPPAPESTVRPAPPTRPRESSYSSISHVIYNNHPDSSASPRKRPGEATAASSEIKALQQTRRLLANARERTRVHTISAAFEALRKQVPCYSYGQKLSKLAILRIACNYILSLARLADLDYSADHSNLSFSECVQRCTRTLQAEGRAKKRKL
- the ATOH8 gene encoding transcription factor ATOH8 isoform X2; this translates as MKHIPVLEDGPWKTVCVKELNGLKKLKRKGKEPARRANGYKTFRLDLEAPEPRAVATNGLRDRTHRLQPVPVPVPVPVPVAPAVPPRGGTDTAGERGGSRAPEVSDARKRCFALGAVGPGLPTPPPPPPPPAPQSQATGGPEAQPFREPGLRPRILLCAPPARPAPSAPPAPPAPPAPESTVRPAPPTRPRESSYSSISHVIYNNHPDSSASPRKRPGEATAASSEIKALQQTRRLLANARERTRVHTISAAFEALRKQVPCYSYGQKLSKLAILRIACNYILSLARLADLDYSADHSNLSFSECVQRCTRTLQAEGRAKKRKESSSARP
- the ATOH8 gene encoding transcription factor ATOH8 isoform X1, encoding MKHIPVLEDGPWKTVCVKELNGLKKLKRKGKEPARRANGYKTFRLDLEAPEPRAVATNGLRDRTHRLQPVPVPVPVPVPVAPAVPPRGGTDTAGERGGSRAPEVSDARKRCFALGAVGPGLPTPPPPPPPPAPQSQATGGPEAQPFREPGLRPRILLCAPPARPAPSAPPAPPAPPAPESTVRPAPPTRPRESSYSSISHVIYNNHPDSSASPRKRPGEATAASSEIKALQQTRRLLANARERTRVHTISAAFEALRKQVPCYSYGQKLSKLAILRIACNYILSLARLADLDYSADHSNLSFSECVQRCTRTLQAEGRAKKRKDFLEPLTC
- the ATOH8 gene encoding transcription factor ATOH8 isoform X3, with the translated sequence MKHIPVLEDGPWKTVCVKELNGLKKLKRKGKEPARRANGYKTFRLDLEAPEPRAVATNGLRDRTHRLQPVPVPVPVPVPVAPAVPPRGGTDTAGERGGSRAPEVSDARKRCFALGAVGPGLPTPPPPPPPPAPQSQATGGPEAQPFREPGLRPRILLCAPPARPAPSAPPAPPAPPAPESTVRPAPPTRPRESSYSSISHVIYNNHPDSSASPRKRPGEATAASSEIKALQQTRRLLANARERTRVHTISAAFEALRKQVPCYSYGQKLSKLAILRIACNYILSLARLADLDYSADHSNLSFSECVQRCTRTLQAEGRAKKRKE